A region of Thermobifida halotolerans DNA encodes the following proteins:
- a CDS encoding aminoglycoside 3'-phosphotransferase → MSRRPTAHIPTGPVPLPPSVAAHTDGGAAHPVWRNELGGLTFRVDHPRGRRFVKWVPAASGLDLAAEAERLTWAAAFTPVPRVLGHGVDGSGQWLLTAALDATSAVDPRWTAEAATAVRAVGEGLRALHEALPVADCPFTWSVERRVAAARRRGLLDAERARALVEQAPPVDRLVVCHGDACAPNTLVDDSGRWAGHVDMGALGVADRWADIAVAAWSTEWNYGPGWQEALMDAYGVTPDPARLAYYRTLWDST, encoded by the coding sequence ATGAGCCGCCGCCCCACAGCCCACATCCCCACCGGGCCGGTGCCGCTGCCCCCGTCGGTCGCCGCGCACACCGACGGCGGCGCGGCCCACCCGGTGTGGCGCAACGAACTGGGCGGGCTCACCTTCCGGGTCGACCATCCGCGCGGGCGCCGCTTCGTCAAGTGGGTGCCCGCCGCGAGCGGACTGGACCTGGCGGCCGAGGCCGAACGCCTCACCTGGGCCGCGGCCTTCACACCCGTGCCGCGCGTGCTGGGCCACGGCGTCGACGGGAGCGGCCAGTGGCTGCTGACCGCGGCCCTGGACGCGACAAGCGCGGTCGATCCGCGCTGGACCGCCGAGGCGGCCACCGCGGTGCGCGCCGTCGGCGAGGGGCTGCGCGCCCTGCACGAGGCGCTGCCCGTGGCCGACTGCCCGTTCACCTGGAGCGTGGAGCGGCGCGTCGCGGCGGCGCGCCGCCGTGGCCTGCTGGACGCGGAGCGGGCCCGTGCGCTCGTCGAGCAGGCCCCGCCGGTGGACCGCCTGGTGGTCTGCCACGGCGACGCCTGCGCCCCCAACACCCTCGTCGACGACTCCGGCCGCTGGGCGGGACACGTCGACATGGGGGCGCTCGGCGTCGCCGACCGGTGGGCCGACATCGCGGTGGCCGCCTGGAGTACCGAGTGGAACTACGGCCCCGGCTGGCAGGAGGCGCTCATGGACGCCTACGGCGTCACCCCCGACCCCGCGCGCCTGGCCTACTACCGCACCCTGTGGGATTCGACCTGA
- a CDS encoding carboxyl transferase domain-containing protein produces MFSRIAIVNRGEAAMRLIHAVRDIAAETGARIETVALYTDVDRTAAFVREADTAYDLGPASARPYLDLEILERALVETGADAAWVGWGFVAEDPAFAELCARIGVTFVGPSAEAMRKLGDKIGAKLIAEEVGVPVAPWSRGAVETLDAALAAASEIGYPLMLKATAGGGGRGIRVVTDETELADAYERTSQEAARAFGSGVVFLERLVTGARHVEVQVIADGEGTAWALGVRDCSVQRRNQKIIEESASPVLDSAQTAELKASAERLAVAVGYRGAATVEFLYRPDDKLFAFLEVNTRLQVEHPITESTTGFDLVKAQLWVASGGRLEGEPPVERGHAVEARLNAEDPDRDFAPSPGRIARLDLPAGPGIRVDTGVSEGDVIPADFDSMIAKIIAHGRDRDEALGRLRRALAQTTVIIEGGATNKSFVLDLLDQPEVIDASADTGWIDRVRGEGRLVSHRHSAVALAAAAIEAYEEEERVERQRLLSTAFGGRPQVQHESGRPLDLKLRGVGYRVRVARIGAHRFRVGVEAGGGVRTADVELDRFDRHTGRIVVNGTRYRLLTGTHGPVYLVEVDGVAHRVSRDEGGIVRSPTPALVVATPLAVGAEVEAGAPVLVLESMKMETVLRAPFRARLKECLVSVGSQVETGAPLLRLEPLADTEAEDAPDTESVELDLPAARGALPARERAARGQENLRGLLLGFDVDPHDERRVLDDYLAARREAVEDGHRPLAEELELVSVFADLAELSRNRPAGEDGGDGHVHSAREHFHTYLQSLDVERAGLPEAFQTKLATALGHYGVTDLERCPELEAAVFRIFLAQQRASADAAVVTALLRAWLREPPPDAALREPAGLALERLVAATQVRFPAVADLARGVVFAWFGQPLLRRNRARVYADVRRHLRHLDAHPDSPDRAERVAEMVRSTEPLVRLLGQRLVRHDRDNTVMLEVLTRRYYGNKALTGVHTGEVGGCAFVVAERADSCVVSAAVRFEALGSALRGLAELAGDRDAVDADIYLAWERQPEDSDAMAAALHEAISAHPLPEQVRRLTATVAGRDGAVMHHHFTFRPSATGMSEERLIRGLHPSIAQRMQLERLSKFDLTRLPSSDEEVYLFRCVARENPSDDRLVAFAQVRDLTELREHDGRLVALPTAEDTVAACLDSIRRAQSRRPSRKRFNTNRITVYVWPPSDLTRAELETIAGRVLPTTAGAGLEEILFIARQRDRRTGELTRIAVRVSFDAAGGTELTVGEPPTEPVEPVDDYRQKVLRASSRNTVYPYELTGLLGDFVEYDLDDDHTLVPVDRPKGNNTAAIVAGVVSTPTPLHPRGVTRVVLLGDPTKSLGALSEPECRRVIAALDLAERMRVPLEWYALSSGARISMESGTENMDWVAAALKRIVEFTQDGGEINIVVAGINVGAQPYWNAEATMLMHTRGILVMTPDSAMVLTGKQSLDFSGGVSAEDNFGIGGYDRVMGPNGQAQYWAPNLAAARDVLMAHYAHSYVAPGEQAPRRARTTDPIDRDISDFPHTVEGSDFTTVGEIFSAEANPDRKKPFDIRTVMRALSDQDHPVLERWAGMADAETAVVQDVHLGGIPVCLLGIESRSVPRRGFPPTDGPDTYTAGTLFPQSSKKAARAINAASGNRPLVVLANLSGFDGSPESMRKLQLEYGAEIGRAIVNFRGPIVFCVISRYHGGAFVVFSKALNPNMTVLALEGSFASVLGGAPAAAVVFSGDVNARTAADERVRELEARVAAASGADRAALTAELDELRASVRTEKLGEVAAEFDRVHNIQRAVEVGSVDAVIGAAELRPRIIEAIESRLR; encoded by the coding sequence GTGTTCAGTCGTATCGCCATCGTCAACCGTGGTGAAGCCGCTATGCGGCTCATCCACGCCGTACGGGACATCGCCGCGGAGACCGGGGCACGGATCGAGACCGTCGCCCTGTACACCGATGTCGACCGCACGGCCGCCTTCGTCCGCGAAGCCGACACCGCCTACGATCTCGGTCCCGCGTCCGCGCGCCCGTATCTCGACCTGGAGATACTGGAGCGCGCGCTGGTGGAGACCGGGGCCGACGCCGCGTGGGTCGGCTGGGGCTTCGTCGCGGAAGATCCGGCGTTCGCGGAGCTGTGCGCAAGGATCGGAGTCACCTTCGTCGGACCGAGCGCTGAAGCCATGCGCAAGCTCGGCGACAAGATCGGTGCGAAGCTGATCGCCGAGGAGGTCGGCGTACCGGTCGCGCCGTGGAGCCGCGGCGCGGTCGAGACCCTGGACGCCGCCCTGGCGGCGGCGAGCGAGATCGGCTACCCGCTGATGCTGAAGGCGACCGCGGGCGGCGGCGGGCGCGGCATCCGCGTGGTCACGGACGAGACCGAACTCGCCGACGCCTACGAACGCACCAGCCAGGAGGCCGCGCGGGCGTTCGGCAGCGGCGTGGTGTTCCTGGAACGCCTGGTCACCGGCGCCCGGCACGTCGAGGTCCAGGTGATCGCCGACGGCGAGGGCACCGCATGGGCGCTCGGCGTCCGCGACTGCTCGGTGCAGCGACGCAACCAGAAGATCATCGAGGAGTCGGCGTCGCCGGTGCTCGACTCCGCGCAGACAGCCGAACTCAAGGCGTCGGCCGAACGGCTGGCCGTCGCGGTCGGTTACCGGGGCGCGGCGACCGTCGAGTTCCTCTACCGTCCAGACGACAAACTGTTCGCGTTCCTGGAGGTCAACACCCGCCTGCAGGTCGAGCACCCGATCACCGAGTCCACCACCGGATTCGACCTGGTCAAGGCGCAACTGTGGGTGGCATCCGGCGGCAGGCTCGAAGGCGAGCCGCCGGTGGAGCGCGGGCACGCCGTCGAGGCCCGACTCAACGCCGAGGACCCCGACCGCGACTTCGCGCCCTCCCCCGGCCGCATCGCGCGGCTGGACCTGCCCGCCGGGCCGGGCATCCGCGTGGACACCGGTGTCAGCGAGGGCGACGTCATCCCCGCCGACTTCGACTCGATGATCGCGAAGATCATCGCCCACGGCCGCGACCGCGACGAGGCGCTCGGCAGGCTGCGTCGGGCGCTGGCACAGACCACCGTGATCATCGAGGGCGGCGCGACGAACAAGAGCTTCGTGCTCGACCTGCTCGACCAGCCCGAGGTGATCGACGCCAGCGCGGACACCGGCTGGATCGACCGCGTCCGCGGCGAAGGCCGACTCGTCTCGCACCGGCACTCCGCCGTCGCGCTGGCCGCCGCCGCCATCGAGGCCTACGAGGAGGAGGAACGCGTCGAGCGGCAGCGGCTGCTGTCGACGGCGTTCGGCGGACGCCCGCAGGTACAGCACGAGAGCGGCCGACCACTGGACCTCAAGCTGCGCGGCGTCGGCTACCGCGTGCGCGTCGCACGAATCGGCGCCCACCGGTTCCGTGTCGGCGTCGAGGCGGGCGGCGGCGTTCGCACCGCCGACGTCGAACTCGACCGCTTCGACCGGCACACCGGGCGGATCGTCGTCAACGGCACCCGCTACCGTCTGCTCACCGGCACGCACGGTCCGGTCTACCTGGTCGAGGTGGACGGCGTGGCACACCGGGTCAGCCGCGACGAGGGTGGTATCGTCCGCTCGCCCACCCCCGCGCTGGTCGTCGCCACGCCGCTCGCGGTCGGCGCCGAGGTCGAGGCGGGCGCGCCGGTGCTGGTGCTGGAGAGCATGAAGATGGAGACGGTGCTGCGGGCACCGTTCAGGGCGCGGTTGAAGGAATGCCTGGTGTCGGTGGGCAGCCAGGTGGAGACCGGCGCCCCGCTGCTGCGGCTGGAGCCGCTCGCCGACACCGAGGCCGAGGACGCCCCGGACACGGAGTCCGTCGAGTTGGACCTGCCCGCCGCGCGTGGTGCGCTCCCGGCGCGGGAACGCGCCGCACGAGGCCAGGAGAACCTGCGCGGCCTGCTGCTGGGCTTCGACGTCGACCCGCACGACGAACGCCGGGTCCTCGACGACTACCTCGCCGCGCGCCGGGAAGCCGTCGAGGACGGCCACCGGCCGCTGGCCGAGGAACTCGAACTCGTCAGCGTGTTCGCCGACCTCGCCGAGCTGAGCCGCAACCGGCCGGCGGGCGAGGACGGCGGCGACGGCCACGTGCACAGCGCCCGCGAGCACTTCCACACCTACCTGCAGAGCCTCGACGTCGAGCGGGCCGGGCTGCCGGAGGCGTTCCAGACCAAGCTCGCCACGGCGCTCGGGCACTACGGCGTCACCGACCTGGAGCGCTGTCCCGAGCTCGAAGCCGCGGTGTTTCGGATCTTCCTCGCCCAGCAGCGCGCGTCCGCCGACGCCGCGGTCGTCACGGCGCTGCTGCGCGCGTGGCTGCGGGAGCCGCCGCCGGACGCGGCGCTGCGCGAGCCCGCCGGTCTCGCGCTGGAGCGGCTGGTGGCCGCGACACAGGTCCGCTTCCCCGCGGTCGCCGACCTCGCGCGCGGCGTGGTGTTCGCCTGGTTCGGCCAGCCGCTGCTGCGCCGCAACCGCGCCCGCGTCTACGCCGACGTCCGCAGGCACCTGCGCCACCTGGACGCGCACCCGGACTCGCCGGACCGCGCCGAGCGCGTCGCCGAGATGGTGCGCAGCACCGAGCCGCTGGTGCGGCTGCTCGGCCAGCGGCTCGTCCGCCACGACCGGGACAACACGGTCATGCTGGAGGTGCTGACCCGACGCTACTACGGCAACAAGGCCCTCACCGGCGTCCACACCGGCGAGGTCGGGGGCTGCGCGTTCGTGGTCGCCGAGCGCGCCGACTCGTGCGTGGTCTCCGCCGCGGTGCGTTTCGAAGCGCTGGGCAGCGCGCTGCGCGGGCTCGCGGAGCTGGCGGGCGACAGGGACGCCGTCGACGCCGACATCTATCTCGCCTGGGAGAGGCAACCGGAGGACTCCGACGCGATGGCGGCCGCGCTGCACGAGGCCATCAGCGCGCACCCGCTGCCGGAGCAGGTCCGCAGGCTCACCGCCACCGTCGCGGGCCGCGACGGCGCGGTGATGCACCACCACTTCACGTTCCGCCCGTCGGCCACCGGGATGAGTGAGGAGCGGCTGATCCGCGGCCTGCACCCGTCCATCGCGCAGCGGATGCAACTGGAGCGGCTGAGCAAGTTCGACCTCACCCGGCTGCCGTCCTCGGACGAGGAGGTCTACCTCTTCCGGTGCGTGGCCCGGGAGAACCCCTCAGACGACCGCCTCGTCGCGTTCGCGCAGGTACGCGACCTGACCGAGCTGCGCGAACACGACGGCAGGCTGGTCGCGCTGCCGACGGCCGAGGACACCGTCGCCGCCTGCCTCGACTCGATCCGCCGCGCGCAGTCGCGGCGGCCGTCGAGGAAGCGCTTCAACACCAACCGGATCACGGTCTACGTCTGGCCCCCCAGCGACCTCACCCGCGCGGAGCTGGAGACGATCGCCGGGCGCGTGCTGCCCACCACCGCGGGCGCCGGACTGGAGGAGATCCTGTTCATCGCGCGCCAGCGCGACCGGCGGACCGGTGAGCTGACCAGGATCGCCGTGCGCGTCTCCTTCGACGCCGCCGGCGGCACCGAGCTGACCGTGGGCGAACCGCCGACCGAGCCGGTCGAGCCGGTCGACGACTACCGGCAGAAGGTACTGCGCGCCAGCAGCCGCAACACGGTGTACCCCTACGAGCTGACCGGCCTGCTCGGCGACTTCGTCGAGTACGACCTCGACGACGACCACACGCTGGTCCCCGTCGACCGGCCCAAGGGCAACAACACCGCGGCGATCGTCGCGGGGGTGGTGTCCACGCCGACCCCGCTGCACCCGCGGGGCGTCACCAGGGTGGTGCTGCTCGGCGACCCGACGAAGTCGCTGGGCGCGCTGTCGGAGCCGGAGTGCCGCCGCGTGATCGCGGCGCTGGACCTGGCCGAGCGGATGCGGGTGCCACTGGAGTGGTACGCGCTGTCCTCCGGCGCCCGGATCTCCATGGAGTCGGGCACCGAGAACATGGACTGGGTGGCCGCGGCACTCAAACGGATCGTCGAGTTCACCCAGGACGGCGGCGAGATCAACATCGTGGTCGCGGGCATCAACGTCGGCGCGCAGCCGTACTGGAACGCCGAAGCGACGATGCTCATGCACACCAGGGGCATCCTGGTGATGACACCGGACTCGGCGATGGTGCTCACCGGCAAGCAGTCGCTCGACTTCTCCGGCGGCGTGTCGGCCGAGGACAACTTCGGCATCGGCGGCTACGACCGGGTGATGGGACCGAACGGGCAGGCGCAGTACTGGGCGCCGAACCTGGCCGCCGCCCGGGACGTGCTGATGGCGCACTACGCCCACTCCTACGTCGCTCCGGGCGAGCAGGCGCCGCGGCGGGCGAGGACAACCGACCCGATCGACCGCGACATCTCCGACTTCCCGCACACCGTGGAGGGCAGCGACTTCACCACCGTCGGCGAGATCTTCTCCGCCGAGGCCAACCCCGACCGCAAGAAGCCGTTCGACATCCGGACCGTGATGCGGGCGCTTTCCGACCAGGACCACCCGGTGCTGGAGCGCTGGGCGGGCATGGCCGACGCCGAGACCGCGGTGGTGCAGGACGTGCATCTCGGCGGCATCCCGGTGTGCCTGCTCGGCATCGAGTCGCGGTCGGTGCCGCGGCGCGGCTTCCCGCCCACCGACGGACCCGACACCTACACCGCGGGCACGCTGTTCCCGCAGTCGTCGAAGAAGGCCGCCCGGGCCATCAACGCGGCCAGCGGCAACCGTCCGCTGGTGGTGCTGGCGAACCTGTCGGGTTTCGACGGCTCGCCGGAGTCGATGCGCAAGCTGCAACTGGAGTACGGCGCCGAGATCGGCCGCGCGATCGTGAACTTCCGCGGTCCCATCGTGTTCTGCGTGATCTCGCGGTACCACGGCGGCGCGTTCGTGGTGTTCTCCAAGGCACTGAACCCGAACATGACCGTGCTCGCGCTGGAAGGCTCGTTCGCCTCGGTGCTGGGCGGCGCCCCCGCCGCCGCGGTGGTGTTCTCCGGCGACGTCAACGCCCGCACCGCGGCCGATGAGCGCGTGCGGGAGTTGGAGGCCCGCGTGGCGGCCGCCTCCGGCGCCGACCGCGCCGCGTTGACCGCGGAACTCGACGAACTGCGCGCGTCGGTGCGCACCGAGAAGCTCGGCGAGGTGGCCGCGGAGTTCGACCGCGTGCACAACATCCAGCGCGCGGTCGAGGTCGGCTCCGTCGACGCCGTCATCGGCGCCGCGGAACTGCGCCCGCGGATCATCGAGGCCATCGAGTCCCGCCTGCGCTGA
- a CDS encoding polysaccharide pyruvyl transferase family protein produces the protein MRVLLVGWFSFTHGEATAGDVAAAEAVARRLARAGIACDTAWSPFFRSSGPSLEEADPARYSHLVFACGPLHGPQVRWLHERFAACRRIAVGVSVIDPADPAVTGFDAVLPRDRADGPPHRDLATAAPLAPVPVVGVAMVDRQPEYGTRGQHERVGRIVTSWVAGRDCAPLSVSTRLDTRDWRQCGTPSQLAALLGRCDLVVTTRLHGLVFALRSGVPAIAVDPVDGGAKVTAQARVLDWPAVVPAGTEEDMLALLDRLWDWCLSPEGRRRAARHADPQAHAEEGGAEETLTRMLEQLGARPSPNVPGRV, from the coding sequence ATGAGGGTTCTCCTGGTCGGCTGGTTCAGTTTCACGCACGGCGAGGCGACCGCCGGGGACGTGGCCGCCGCCGAGGCCGTGGCGCGGCGACTCGCGCGGGCCGGCATCGCCTGCGACACGGCGTGGAGTCCGTTCTTCCGCTCTTCCGGTCCGTCCTTGGAGGAGGCTGATCCGGCGCGCTACAGCCACCTGGTGTTCGCGTGCGGACCGCTGCACGGCCCCCAGGTGCGGTGGCTGCACGAGCGCTTCGCCGCCTGCCGCAGGATCGCTGTCGGGGTGTCGGTCATCGACCCGGCGGATCCCGCGGTGACCGGCTTCGACGCCGTGCTGCCCCGCGACCGCGCGGACGGGCCGCCGCACCGCGACCTGGCCACGGCCGCGCCCCTGGCTCCGGTTCCGGTCGTGGGCGTGGCCATGGTCGACCGCCAGCCCGAGTACGGGACCCGGGGGCAGCACGAGCGGGTCGGCCGCATCGTCACCTCGTGGGTCGCGGGACGCGACTGCGCGCCCCTTTCCGTCAGTACCCGGCTGGACACCCGGGACTGGCGACAGTGCGGCACACCCTCACAACTGGCGGCGCTGCTCGGCCGCTGCGACCTGGTCGTCACCACACGGCTGCACGGCCTGGTCTTCGCCCTGCGCTCGGGGGTGCCCGCCATCGCCGTCGACCCCGTCGACGGCGGGGCGAAGGTGACGGCGCAGGCCAGGGTCCTGGACTGGCCCGCCGTCGTCCCCGCGGGGACGGAGGAGGACATGCTGGCCCTGCTCGACCGCCTGTGGGACTGGTGCCTGTCACCCGAGGGGCGCCGCCGGGCGGCACGCCACGCCGATCCGCAAGCGCACGCCGAGGAGGGCGGGGCCGAGGAGACGCTCACACGCATGCTGGAACAGCTCGGGGCGCGGCCGAGCCCGAACGTACCGGGCCGGGTCTAG
- a CDS encoding NUDIX domain-containing protein: MSDSELEFFDSLPRTRGAASALLRDDTGRVLLVKPTYRSGWGLPGGVIEMGESPLRACLRECAEELGFTPSLSGLVCVDWLPADASPDRRPATVFVFAGTLAPDQFARVRLPPEELSAARLVAPARLVDYLPEPQARRIGACVSPTSGGVHYLEHGRPVRWS; encoded by the coding sequence ATGTCCGACAGCGAGTTGGAGTTCTTCGACAGCCTGCCGCGCACCCGGGGCGCGGCCAGCGCGCTGCTGCGCGACGACACCGGACGCGTCCTGCTGGTCAAGCCCACCTACCGGTCCGGCTGGGGACTGCCCGGCGGAGTCATCGAGATGGGCGAGTCGCCGCTGCGGGCCTGCCTGCGCGAGTGCGCCGAGGAGCTCGGGTTCACCCCCTCCCTGAGCGGGCTGGTGTGCGTGGACTGGCTGCCCGCCGACGCCAGCCCGGACCGGCGGCCCGCCACCGTGTTCGTGTTCGCCGGAACGCTCGCCCCCGACCAGTTCGCGCGGGTGCGCCTGCCCCCCGAGGAGCTCAGCGCCGCCCGCCTGGTCGCCCCCGCCCGCCTGGTCGACTACCTGCCCGAACCGCAGGCCCGCCGGATCGGCGCGTGCGTGTCCCCCACCAGCGGCGGCGTCCACTACCTGGAACACGGCCGCCCCGTGCGGTGGTCCTGA
- a CDS encoding ankyrin repeat domain-containing protein encodes MDVPHAAEPGDVDPDVVELATKIFAMARAGETASLDAYLTAGVPANLTNDRGDSLVMLAAYHGHADTVACLCRHGADVNRLNDRGQSPLAGAVFKGEDAVVETLVAHGADPDLGQPSAAEAARMFAKEHYLELFARR; translated from the coding sequence ATGGACGTTCCGCACGCCGCCGAACCCGGCGACGTCGACCCCGACGTCGTCGAACTGGCCACCAAGATCTTCGCCATGGCCCGCGCCGGAGAGACCGCGTCCCTGGACGCCTACCTCACCGCGGGAGTACCCGCCAACCTCACCAACGACCGCGGCGACTCCCTGGTCATGCTGGCCGCCTACCACGGCCACGCCGACACCGTGGCCTGCCTGTGCCGACACGGGGCCGACGTCAACCGCCTCAACGACCGCGGCCAGTCGCCGCTGGCGGGCGCGGTGTTCAAGGGCGAGGACGCGGTCGTGGAGACCCTCGTCGCCCACGGGGCCGATCCCGACCTGGGCCAGCCCTCCGCCGCCGAGGCCGCCCGCATGTTCGCCAAGGAGCACTACCTGGAACTGTTCGCCCGCCGATGA